Proteins encoded within one genomic window of Manis pentadactyla isolate mManPen7 chromosome 4, mManPen7.hap1, whole genome shotgun sequence:
- the SH3D21 gene encoding LOW QUALITY PROTEIN: SH3 domain-containing protein 21 (The sequence of the model RefSeq protein was modified relative to this genomic sequence to represent the inferred CDS: inserted 3 bases in 2 codons; substituted 1 base at 1 genomic stop codon) yields MSVDAGPRLAQPVFTSPTRLVCAEGWGGSSATVWKRQQKPTPPFHAPVVFYVEPGTRAAGNLPRLGPSEPSPPDSPPAAVLVLAGYRAXEEDEPSLAPGDVVRQVCEGPPRGWLRGELGGRCGLFPDRLVQEIPETLLRAGETSRPRCARRRGRPTKSWGPQRWCKVNFSYNPEQADELSLQVGEIVEVIKIEDGWWLGAFPSNFVELLDSGPPSLGNLDMPSISPGPQRPPELSSLTYNSPPDYLWTVSHPKTNRVLFDYQPQAXDELALWRGDEVEVLRKITEDMGWWEGESQGRRGVFPDNFVLLPPPVMHRSPRQVGSQESAPIKEPKMMMPKTALPGVKELVTATTGPGKIRPSWTPSGDSWKRPSRDWLQWDPRLPWQKAIQNAGFWAVPHSWSGERCARGKDPGPRGARLKPSRHLPSAETSHPSPQEKEQRSLAKIPPATKTLTLDKTPSPEKPLSPDKVPSPEKTLSSDKAPTPEGTLSADKVPTPEETLEFKAPAPETSLTLDMHLSVGEAPGPEVPPEGEGPGPKLAPPVDKSPPLEKILTPKQVFSEEAFTIDSTQFHHFYLEETLLTVLSRVASEAQSQEEQHXPSVRRKLPLQSKSKPGCMPALEKVHPQEESTTLPEKGPVKYAPPEQEEVPKGEVTPKEVAPAQKNPHVIKPMREPQETTILQSLVPQNPTESKSGRDDIVRLQEEVQSLRRPLELMGVQLEGKLVDIWGELRREREKRLLLEVYRTRRTQEAWAGARCTRRRRLPERGPGRDTEGSLAPVTRVLTHDSGKLKKINSAVYARTAPAWSGRGRGAGPAGAPGPPHSCSLSRAHLANMWLPLRFPRLARGYFYPPDGWGWGVGGVSFGRQPGAGEMAGRRGPSRVGLCPRARIPESSCAQRGREGLLWSPDPS; encoded by the exons ATGTCTGTGGATGCTGGGCCCCGGCTGGCTCAGCCCGTCTTCACCAGCCCCACTCGGTTG GTATGTGCAGAAGGTTGGGGTGGCTCCTCTGCAACCGTGTGGAAACGGCAGCAAAAGCCTACACCACCATTCCACGCTCCCGTGGTCTTCTACGTGGAGCCTGGGACTCGCGCCGCGGGCAATCTGCCCCGACTGGGCCCTTCTGAGCCGAGCCCGCCCGATTCTCCACCCGCAGCGGTGCTGGTCCTGGCCGGATACCGCGCGTAGGAGGAGGATGAGCCGAGTCTGGCACCCGGGGACGTGGTCCGGCAGGTGTGCGAGGGGCCCCCACGCGGCTGGCTGCGAGGAGAGCTGGGGGGCCGTTGCGGCCTCTTCCCCGACCGGTTGG TCCAGGAGATCCCGGAGACTCTTCTCAGAGCTGGGGAGACGTCGAGACCGCGCTGTGCGCGCCGCCGAG GTCGCCCCACCAAATCTTGGGGCCCCCAAAGATGGTGCAAAGTGAACTTCAGCTACAATCCGGAGCAGGCAGACGAGCTGAGTCTGCAAGTTGGGGAGATTGTGGAAGTGATAAAG ATTGAGGACGGCTGGTGGCTGGGAGCCTTTCCATCCAACTTTGTGGAGTTGCTGGACAGTGGGCCCCCAA GCCTTGGTAACCTAGACATGCCTTCAATCAGCCCTGGGCCCCAGCGGCCTCCCG AGCTGAGCAGCCTGACCTATAACAGCCCTCCAGACTACCTGTGGACAG TCTCTCATCCCAAGACCAACAGGGTCCTGTTTGACTACCAGCCCCAGG CAGACGAGCTGGCACTGTGGAGGGGGGATGAGGTGGAAGTACTGAGGAAG ATCACAGAGGATATGGGCTGGTGGGAAGGAGAGTCGCAAGGAAGAAGAGGAGTTTTCCCAGATAACTTTGTGCTCCTGCCACCTCCAGTGA TGCACAGATCCCCAAGGCAAGTGGGATCTCAGGAATCAG CTCCGATTAAGGAACCAAAAATGATGATGCCCAAAACAGCCCTCCCTGGAGTCAAGGAACTGGTGACAGCCACCACTGGGCCTGGCAAAATCAG GCCATCTTGGACACCCAGTGGAGACAGCTGGAAGCGCCCCTCCAGAGACTG GCTCCAGTGGGATCCCAGGCTGCCCTGGCAGAAGGCGATTCAAAATGCAGGCTTCTGGGCAGTGCCTCACAGCTGGTCAGGTGAGAG ATGTGCAAGGGGGAAGGATCCTGGACCAAGGGGAGCCAGACTCAAACCATCAAGGCACCTGCCCTCAGCTGAGACCTCACACCCATCACCAcaggagaaagagcagagaaGCCTAGCGAAAATCCCTCCTGCAACTAAAACCCTGACTCTGGACAAGACCCCGAGCCCAGAGAAGCCCCTGTCTCCAGATAAGGTGCCCAGCCCAGAAAAGACTCTCTCTTCAGATAAGGCCCCCACTCCAGAGGGAACCCTGAGTGCAGATAAGGTTCCTaccccagaggagaccctggaaTTCAAGGCCCCAGCCCCAGAGACCTCCCTGACTCTGGACATGCACTTGTCTGTGGGTGAGGCCCCTGGCCCAGAAGTCCCACCTGAAGGTGAAGGCCCTGGTCCAAAGTTGGCCCCTCCTGTGGACAAGTCCCCACCACTAGAAAAGATTTTGACTCCAAAGCAGGTGTTCTCTGAAGAGGCCTTCACCATAGACAGCACTCAGTTCCATCACTTCTATCTGGAGGAAACCCTACTGACTGTCCTGTCTCGTGTGGCCAGTGAGGCTCAATCCCAAGAGGAGCAACA CCCTTCGGTGAGGAGGAAGCTCCCACTACAGTCTAAGTCCAAGCCAGGGTGCATGCCTGCTttggagaaagtgcacccccaggAAGAGTCTACAACCCTCCCTGAGAAGGGGCCTGTGAAGTATGCACCCCCAGAAcaagaggaggttcccaaaggggaggtgACCCCCAAAGAAGTAGCGCCTGCTCAAAAGAATCCACATGTTATCAAGCCAATGCGGGAACCCCAAGAGACTACCATCCTCCAATCCCTGGTCCCACAAAATCCCACGGAGAGCAAAAGTGGCAGGGACGACATCGTAAGGCTACAGGAAGAGGTGCAGTCTTTAAGGAGGCCGCTGGAGCTGATGGGGGTGCAGCTGGA AGGGAAACTGGTCGACATCTGGGGGGAGCtgagaagggagagggagaagcGCCTGCTGCTGGAG GTTTACAGGACGCGGAGGACCCAGGAGGCCTGGGCCGGGGCTCGGTGCACGCGCAGACGCAGACTCCCTGAGCGTGGGCCCGGGAGGGACACGGAGGGAAGTCTGGCTCCGGTCACCCGCGTCCTTACACACGACTCTGGGAAACTCAAGAAAATAAACTCTGCAGTGTACGCGCGCACCGCGCCTGCCTGGtccgggcgggggcggggggcggggccggcTGGCGCTCCGGGCCCTCCGCATTCCTGCAGCCTCTCCCGGGCACATCTGGCCAACATGTGGCTCCCATTACGGTTCCCAAGGCTTGCGCGCGGCTATTTTTATCCACCggatggctgggggtggggagtggggggtgtCTCCTTCGGACGCCAGCCCGGCGCTGGAGAAATGGCCGGCAGGAGGGGTCCAAGTAGGGTCGGGCTCTGCCCGCGGGCGCGGATTCCGGAATCCAGCTGTGCGCAGAGGGGCCGCGAGGGCCTGCTCTGGAGCCCCGACCCCTCCTAG
- the EVA1B gene encoding protein eva-1 homolog B, whose translation MDAPRRDMELLSNSLAAFAHIRANPESFGLYFVLGVCFGLLLTLCLLVISISCAPRQRPRGPAPRRDPRSSTLEPDDDDEEDTVTRLGPDDTLPGPEQSAEPDGPLSVNVFTSAEELERAQRLEERERILREIWRTGQPDLLGTGTLGPSPTATGTLGRMHYY comes from the exons ATGGATGCCCCCCGAAGGGACATGGAGTTGCTCAGCAACAGCCTGGCTGCCTTCGCACACATCCGCG CTAACCCCGAGAGCTTTGGCCTCTACTTCGTGCTGGGCGTCTGCTTTGGCCTGCTGCTAACCCTGTGCCTACTAGTCATCAGCATCTCCTGCGCGCCCCGCCAGCGGCCCCGGGGCCCTGCCCCGCGCCGGGACCCCCGCAGCAGCACCCTGGAGCCCGACGACGACGACGAGGAGGACACGGTGACGCGGCTGGGCCCCGACGACACGCTGCCGGGTCCCGAGCAGTCCGCAGAGCCCGACGGGCCCCTGAGCGTCAACGTCTTCACGTCGGCAGAGGAGCTGGAGCGGGCACAGCGCCTAGAGGAGCGGGAACGGATCCTGCGGGAGATCTGGCGCACAGGGCAGCCCGACCTGCTGGGCACCGGCACTTTGGGGCCCAGCCCCACGGCCACAGGCACCCTGGGCCGCATGCACTATTACTGA